The Mustela erminea isolate mMusErm1 chromosome 10, mMusErm1.Pri, whole genome shotgun sequence genomic sequence atttgtcagagagagagacagggagagagcacaagcagcgggagtggcaggcagagggagaagcaggctccctgctgagcaaggagcccgatgtaggactcgaacccaggaccctgggatcatgacttgagccaaaagcagatgcttaacagactgagccacccagccgtccctaTAGAATCAGTTTTTAACTGGGGACTTTCAGGGGGAAAAAGTGGCTTTTTGTGTTGGGGACTAAGGGTATGAAGTGTTACCAGGATGCTGTTACGCTCTTTGATTCAACAAACAAAGTGTCAGCTACCTCCCAAGCCCCACAGGCTCACAAAACAATGAGGCTAACTGCCTACCCTTCGTGAGCTCACATTAATGATTTTAATACCcatgagaaatgttaaaatggtCAAAAGATGGGTATCTTATGGTAGACACTCAAGTAGAGAGGTCATCATCAGAGATCCGGGGGCCAGGGAAAGCATCACAGAAGATATGGGTTTTgagggatgagtaggagtttACCAGGTAGGCAAGATGAGGAAGACAactcaggcagagggaacagcttgtGTAAACCTCTGGACACATGAAACAGGCTCAGGGGTGTGGTGAGGCTGTAGCTGGGTTGGTAGTACATTGTGGCTGAGCAACAGGACAGGAAAAGATAGCAGGGACCAGATCATGGAAGTTGATGGAGGGTCAGTGGGAGACCTGCCACTCTGAAGGGGCTAAAGGAAGAGACTGTGGGCTTGTTGTTAGCAAGGTCACTGTCACCAGCAGGTGAACACAGATGTCATCATGAACACAGGAGAAAGCAGAAGGGCTGCTGTGTGGACGTGGACTAGAATGGAAGTGGCTGAGGTAGTGAGCCACCTCCATTCATTTCTCAAGCATTGACTGAGCCCCATATGGcacaccaggcactgttctaggtacttGGGATACATGAGGGCCCAGAACAGTGGTAGGGGCAGAGCCATGATCTTCCTTAGGATGACTCCTCTCTTCAGAAACTCAGGGTAGGGataaaggggaagggaaggagggagtaAAAACCCGGCTCCAGAGCCTCCCAGCTGCTGCTCATGGAGGGCCAGGGTGCCCTGACTCTGCTCTGGCCTCTCTCCCAGTTTGCTGCCTGGCCCACAGCCATGGCCACGATGGTGGCCCAGAAGCTCAGCCATCTCCTGCCTACTTTGCGGCAGGCCCACCGGGAGCCGCAGCCATCCGGACAGCCAGAGCCCGTGTTCACGGTGGACCGAGCCGAGGTGCCGCCCCTCTTCTGGAAGCCGTACATCTACGTGGGCTACCGGCCACTGCATCAGACGTGGCGCTTCTACTTCCGCACGCTGTTCCAGCAGCACAATGAGGCGGTGAACGTCTGGACCCACCTGCTGGCGGCGCTAGTGCTGCTGCTGCGGCTGGCCATCTTTGCGGGGACCGTGGACTTCTGGGGAGACCCCCATGCCCTGCCCCTCTTCATCATTATCCTTGCCTCCTTCACCTACCTGTCCCTCAGCGCCTTGGCTCACCTCCTGCAGGCCAAGTCCGAGTTCTGGCACTACAGCTTCTTCTTCCTGGACTATGTGGGCGTGGCCGTGTACCAGTTCGGCAGTGCCCTAGCGCACTTCTACTACACCATCGAGCCTGCCTGGCATGCCCGGGTGCAGGCCATCTTCCTGCCCACGGCCGCCTTTCTTGCCTGGCTTTCTTGCACCGGCTCCTGCTACAACAAGTACAGCCAGAAGCCCGGCCTGCTGGGCCGCACCTGCCAGGAGGTGCCGTCGGCGCTGGCCTACGCGCTGGACATCAGCCCCGTGGTGCACCGCATCCTGGTGTCCCCCGACCGGACCGCAGATGACCCCGCTCTTCTCTACCACAAGTGCCAAGTGGTCTTCTTCCTGTTGGCCGCGGCTTTCTTCTCAGCCTTCATGCCGGAGCGCTGGTTTCCGGGCAGCTGCCACCTCTTCGGCCAAGGCCACCAGCTCTTCCACGTGTTCTTGGTGCTGTGCACGCTGGCTCAGCTGGAGGCTGTGGCCCTGGACTACGAGGCCCGGCGGCCCATCTATGAGCCTCTGCACACCCGCTGGCCCCACAACTTCTCTGGCCTCTTCCTGCTCACGGTGGGCAGCAGTGTGCTGACCGCCTTCCTCCTGAGCCAGCTGGTTCGGCGCAAACTTGACCGGAAGACccagtgagggggagggaggggatggcGGCTGGTAGGGAGGGAGGTAGAGTGAGAGCCCGGGGTTCAGGGCTTGGCTCCAGAGGGGAACAAGGCCTGGTAAAGTTGTTTGTGTCTGGCCTGCGATGACTTTCTGTGAACGCTTCAGCTGCCAAAGGCGGTACTGGCCTGTCCTTAGATTTGGGGATTGGCCCGGAGCAACTGGGGGGTCCACTCCTGGGCCTACCCCAGCCCCTTGCcctgggagaggaaaagagataaagatgAGGGCCAACCAGGCTTGCCTCTTTCCATTGCCTCTCACTAAGGGTGAGGATCAGGGGTCAGCTGGGGCCAGGACCCCGGTTGGGAGCTTCCAGATTATCTGAGGGGGGGTGACGATAGAATTTAGGCCAGAGGCAGATTTCACTGGTGGATAGGGAAGGAGCAGGCCTGAATGTATGTAGGATCTTATCATTCCTTGAGCTCCGGCCTGGAGCTTTGGAGTTCCACAGAGTCACCGAAGGTAGAAGATTGTGGCAGGTAGAAATGGATCCCACCCAGGGCCCATACCTCCTTGGTCACCATCCCATACAGTGAGCCCCAGCCTTTCTTAGCTCTGTGACCCACACATCCTGTTCCCAGCCTTTCTCCTGGTTTCCTTGTTCATGATTCAGTTATCCATTCAGTGTTTCCTGGGCAACCTCTGGGTCCTTTGGATCCATGCAGGATGATGAGAGCTTTAATATGGGAGTGACCTGTCAGGGGAAGCACGGGGAGGAATAATCGGTGCTGTCTGCTGCCCCACTCAAGGTCGAGGGTTGGGAGGGGTGACTAGGAGTTTGCAGATGAaggagggcattccaggcagagggtaAAGCCTCTACAAAGGCCAAAGAGGTACTGAAGGGAGTTCAGCGGAGCTGGAGGTAGGGGTGATCTGGACTCTGATATGTCCTGGATTCAATAAAGTGACCAATAACAGCAGCCTCTTTGCTTTTTGCCTCCTGTCTTGGGAACGGGGCCCTGGGGCCCCCATGGACCTGCTCAACATGTTGAAGAGGTTTTCCAGCGAGTGGCTGGGGCCCCCAGGGGTGGAAACAGGGAAGACAAAAGTAGTGGATGCTTTTTTCTTTGCCTAGGCGTGATTGGGGGccttatatgctatatatatgaactctttctttttggcagggaaggggggcagTTGTATTACTAAATAAGTTTTAGAAGTTAAAGGAATGTGTGAAGTTTTAAATAATCCCACTTAATAATttgataaagatttcattttttggtctttccttcaATCAGGAAGGATTTTATATGTTAACTTTTATAATACTCCTTTTCTAAAGGAGTAAActaaaaatatagtttataataGTTTTCCAcagcacagtgaaggaaaattaGGAagtcctgatttaaaaaaaaaaaaaaaacaaaaaaaacccaagtgaataaaaatttcactcccctgggtgcctgggtagctcagttggttaagcgtctgccttcagctcaggtcatgatccccaggtcctgagatggagtcctacaccaggctgcctgctcagcggagagttgttcctccctcagcctgctgctccccctgcttgtgtgccctttCTCTtgctgacaaataagtaaaatctttaaaaaaccactCTATTGCTAAAGTATCTTGTTTATacgggtgcctgcgtggctcagttaagcatgttggactcttgattttttttaaaaaagattttatttatttgacagagagagcaccagaaggcagagctgcagacagaggggagagggagaagcagggtcttggttgagcagggagccccatgtggggctcaatcccaggaccctgggatcatgacctgaaccaaaggcagccgcttaaccgactgagccacctggactcttgattttggctcaggtcgtgatctcagggttgcgagattgTGCACTACatgggactccatgctcagcggggagtctgcttgagattctctctctgccccttccctcactctctctctaaaataaatcttttttttttttttttttaaagatcctgtttaggggctcctggatggttcagtcattaagagtctgcctttggggacgcctgggtggctcagtgggttaaagcctctgccttcggctcaggtcatgatcccaggatcctgggatcgagtcccgcatcgggctctctgctcagcggggagcctgcttccacctctctctctcgctgcctgcctctatgcctacttgtgatttctgtctgtcaattaaataaataaatcttcaaaaaaaaaaaaaactgacagggGTGAGCAGAAAACCTAgagtcaagatttaaaaaaaaaaaaaaaaaaaaaaaaagagtctgcctttggctcaggtcatggttcctgggtcctgggatccagcccctcatctggctctctgctcagtggaaagcctgcttcttcctctccccctccccctgcttgtgttccgccTGTccctgtgtctatctctgtcaaataaataaaataaaataaaattgaaaaagatcctgtttatatatatctgtatatgatttataaacatatataaagaatgtcTATGGAGACTGGTTAGGGATGGAAGAATGAGCGGGATGCCAGCACTTCTGAATTTCTGAGGAACTTTCACAATCTGCAAAGTGCTTTCAGAAATATTACCTCACTTGATCCTCTTTAAAACTCAAGGTCACCCTTAAGCTGTGAAGGCAGGACTAGGAGATAGTTCTGGAGCTGACAAGCCTGGGACTCCAAatttttagctttcattttttacatttttagtttcattttttcaaaaaagattttgacTGAgcgatagcacaagcagggggagctgcaaggggagggaaagaagcaagctccctgctgagcagggattcccaacacagggatggatcccaggacccagggatcatgacctgagctgaaggcagacacttaaccgaatgagccacccaggcaccccacccctcttttttttttgaagattatttatttgacagagatcacaagtaggcagagaggcaggcagagagagagatggggaagcaggctccctggcgagcagagagcccaatgctgggctccattgcaggaccctgagatcatgacccaggcgcccccccccttttttttttttaagattttattcatctaacggacagacagagatcacaagtaggtgcgGGGGACGGGGGAGGAGAGCAGGCTCCATGagaagcggagagcccgatgcggggcttgatcccagacgccgggaccacgacccaagctgaaggcagaggccccaacccactgagccacccagctgcccctcaccgcacttttaaaaaaaattttatttatttgagagagagagagagagagagaaagggagacacagactcccccgctgagctggggctccattccaggaccctgggatcatggcccagcagaaggcagactcttacccgctgagccacccaggcgcccccactccttttaaataaagatttatttatttatttatttgacagatcacaagtaggcagagagagagagggagaagcaggctctctgctgagcagagagctcaatgcagggctccatcccaagaccctgagatcatgacctgagccaaaggcagaggcttaacccactgagccacccaggcgccccctttttaatgttttctagaTCCTTTCCCATGTGGTTTCATAGTtatgcttggattttttttttttttaatttcagaagtaaTTCATAAACTCGAGTGTGTGGTTACCACGTAAGGTAGTGCCGGGGACACCGGCTTTGGAACTGGCTGACCGCAGCCTCGGCACCACCCTTCCTTTTGGGATGACCAGGAGGATGCAGCTGTTGAGACTGGAAAACCCTGAGCCCGGGGTTGTTATGTTTACCGCAAGAAAGGGCAACTAATTTAGCGAAAAGAAATGCATATTCCTTGTGCAATGTCGCGAACACGTTCAAGCAGCCCAGTCGCAGGAAGGCAACTCGAATTAAAAGATCACAAAGCCCGCGAAGGTCTTGGTAAACCGAAAAGCACTCCACCCACCAGACGACCCTGTGAGGCCCCGGGCGGAGAGAAAGGGGCGGTGCTAGGGCCGGGGCGGGGCTGATGCTGGGGCGGTGCCTGCGTCGGCGGCTGCGGCGTAGCTCCGCCCCCGGCGTTGGCGCGAGATCCGAACGTCGGTGGAGGCCGTTAGAGCCATTCTGAGAGGCAGCTGGAGCCAGAGCCGGGCGTCCGGCTGGCTGGGTGTCGGCAGCGGCCATGAGGCGGAGAGGCCATGAGGAGGAGGCCTGCGGTGTGTGGCTGGACGCGGCGGCGCTAAAGCGGCGGAGAGTGCAGGTGGGATGTGGGGGCGTGAGAGGGTGTTGGAGGAGGGGTGAGAGGCCTGGACCAGcctgagggagaagggaggcgGTGGAAGTCTAGTCGGGGTCCGAGAAAGAAACAGCTTTGGGAATTCTGAGGCTAGAGGGATTGGAGCCTGCAGAAGGGTGAAAAACGGGGTTTGGGAAGAGTGGAGAGGAAATGAGGCGGAAGGCAGGCAGGCTGTGGGTGGGTGAGGAAGAGACTGGGAAAATAAGGCTTCGaggtgtggggagagggtggagagaaAATGCGCTGTGAGGactgttgtttctgcttttttttttttttaaagattttatttatttatttgacagacaaagatcacaagtaggcagagaggcaggcagagagagaggaagggaagcaggctccctgctgagcagagagcccgatcccaggaccctgggatcatgacctgggccgaaggcagaggcttaacccactgagccacccaggttcccctgtttctgctttttaatggAACTATACTTGACATTCAATATCtagttagtttcaggtgcacgtGATACTTATTCGATATTTTTATACACAAAGAATTCCACAGGAGAAGTCTGGTTGCCATGGTCACCATTACAAagttactacaatattattgactatataaCCTACGCAGTGCTTCACCTCCCCatgacttatatattttataactggaagtttgtgcctcttaatcctcttccttctgctccacaaCCCCTCCCCCCTCTGGTAACTAACAGTTTGTTTCCTTATACCTATGAgtcagtttctgttttgttttgttatttagattccacatacaggAGAAGTTGTCCTTCTCTGTATGACTTagttcacttaacataataccatAATACTAGGTCCTTCCATGCTGTCgagaatggcaagatttcattctttgtggcTGTGTAAtacttcattatatatatttgccacatctttacccatttatcGATTGATGGACGCTTGGGTTgtgtccatatcttggctgttgtaaataatactgcaatgattataggggtgcatatatttctgtcatttggtgttttcattctcttcagaTGAATACCCGGAACTGGAATTACTGAattgtaattctacttttaattttttaaggatcttccatattgttttccataagtagctgcaccaatttacattcccagcaacagtgcatgaaagttcccttttctccacaacctctctaCACtgtctgcatcctctccaacacttgttattttttcgtccttttttcttttttgtctttttgataattgcTATTCTAACAGGTTTGAGGTAAtatctcatattttcattttcctgatggttaattaatgatgttgagcaccttttcttgtgtctgttgggcatctgtgTGTAATCTTTGACAATAGGCTTTTCaagtcttctgcacatttttttgttttatcttttttaaagattttaaaaattttttaataaacatgtaatgtattattagccccaggggtacaggtcggtctgtgaatcgccaggtttacacacttcacaggaatcaccttagcacatacccccccaccaatgtccataaccctaccaccctctctctacccccccttcccccggccccctcagtttgttttgtgacattaagagtctcttaatgtctccctcccaatcccatcttgtttcattcattcttttcctacctcaaacccccaacattgcatctccacttcctcatatcagggagatcatgtgatggttgtctttctcctattgacttatttcgctaagcataataccctctagttccatccatgtcgtcgcaaatggaaagatttcatttcttttgatggctgcgttgtatatatataccacatcttctttatccattcatctgttgatggacatctaggttctttccatagtttggctattacggacattgctgccataaacattcgggtgcacatgccccttcggatcactacgtttgtatgtttagggtaaatacccagtagtgcaattgctgggtcgtaaggtagctctattttcaactttttgaggaaactccatgctgttttccagagtggttgcaccagcttgcattcccaccaacagtgtaggagggttcccctttctccgcatccttgccagcatctgtcatttcctgacttgttaattttagccattctgactggtgtgaggtggtatctcattgtggttttgatttgtattcccctgatgccgagtgatatggagcactttttcatgtttctgttggccatctggatgtcttctttgcagaaatgtctgttcatgtcctctgcccatttcttgattgggttatttgttctttgggtgttgagtttgctaagctctttatagattttggatactagccctttatctgtcagttgtcttttggttttgttaactctttcctttgctgtgcaattctgcccattgtttaatttttttttaaagaatttatttatttattcgacagagaaagatcacaagtaggcagagaggtaggcagagagagaaagaggaagcaggctccctgcctagcaaagagccggatgtgggacttgatcccaggaccctgagatcatgacctgagctgaatgaaggcagaggcttaacccactgagccacccaggtacccctaatctttttttttttttttttaagtgttgtatAACtctatattttggatgttaaccctttatcagatgtatgatttgcaaataccttctcccattcagtagggtgcagttctgttttgttgatggtttcctttgctctgtagaagctttttagtttaatgtaatcCTATTTgctattttagcttttgttgcccttgtCTGAGGAGATTGGTTCAAAGAAATCCTACTgagactgatgtcaaagagcttgctgcccatctttttcttccaagagttttatGTCTTCAGGTCTtaacattcaagtctttaatccatttcgaatttatttttatatatggtgtaagatagtggtctagtttcattcttttgcatgtagcttgTCCAgatttcctagcaccatttattgaagagactctcttttccccattgtatattcttttctcctttgtagtAGATTAATTTTCCATATACATGTAGGTTTATTtgtgggctctctgttctattctgttgatctatgtgtgtctttgtgtcagtgccatactgttttgattactataactttgtagaATAGTTTGAAATCAGCATGATATTTACAACCTTGATCTTtatcaagattgctttgtctgtggtcccatacagattttaggagtacttttttctagttttgtggAAAATTGTATTTTGATGGATtgtattgaatttgtagattgcatTGGGAAGTactaatattttaacaatattaatttgtCAGTCCATGAGAAGAatatatcttcccatttatttttatcatcgtCAGTTTCTTTCTTCCATGTCCCGCAAtcttcagagtacaagtcttgcACCTGTTtggataaatttattcctagatattttattctttttgatgcagctgtaaatgggattattttcttaatttccatgaTAGCTCATtatagtgtgtagaaatgcaccCGTAGTTGAATAGCTGTTTATGGTAATAGCTCCCTTCCTGGGGCAGGTcctctaaattcttttaaatagttGGGGGAAGGTCAGCAATTATTCCTAAGCCTTCTgttccttaaaaataatcagcctaaaataGTACATATgccaaagagacacattttggggtGGCAAATTTTGCTCCCTTGCAGTGGCTACAGTCTCCTGAACAAATTAAGGGCTGTTAAAAAGCATCATACAACTAAAgtcattttttgagaaataacaaatgaaccacctgttcctttaattttttttttcttaaaaatgacgTAGGTATGTTCATCtggtacataatttaaaatgtatggcAGTGTTAGGCAGTGAAATAACTCCCTAATACTTTTAACCATCCTTGGCCCATCTCAGAGGCCACAACTTTTCTTGCACATTCTTCTACACATATTCTATATACACACAAGCAAACAGTATCTATTCTTTCTTGTAAATAGTAGCATGTTCTACAttgttctgcaacttgctttttctcACTTATTGCATCTTATGTATCATTTCATATGCATCCACAAAGagctgctttattctttttcttaaaaaaaaagatttcatttgtttattggaaagaacacaagtggaggagagaggcagagggggagaaagaaacacCAACaactgcctcccccacccccacccctgctgagcaggtagctgctttcttctttttaaagacttgataTATGGAATAGTATCCATTATATGCAATAGTATTGCCTTGGTCTACTCAAGCTGACAATAACAAAATAgtatagactgggtggcttaaacaacagaattcattttctcacagttctggaaactggaaTTCCAAGATCAGAGTGCTGCCATGGTCAAGTTCCAGTAACGACtttcttcttggcttgcagacagTGAGCTGCCTTCTCCCCGTGTGCTCAGATGGACTTTTGTTGGTacatgtgtgtgtggtgagagatgtgttaaaaatttggggggtgggcacctgagtggcgcaatgggttaagcatctgactcggtttcagctcagatcatgatttcagggtcgtgagattgatccctatatcgggctcctcacttagagtctgcttgagattctctttccctcttcctctcccactcatgctctttctctctcaaatgaataaataaatcttaaaaacaattttttaaactttgttaaaaactacttctttgactttttaagaCTTCCACTCCAGAGCAGAGTACTAAAGATTCCCTTTCACAAGATGTAGAAACCTGCCTTTTCCTAGAGTAGCTATCAATAGGCATACATTTGTTTGAGTTTTAATGTCAGTCATTAATAGACAGTTGCTCATGACCAGTGTTTTAGAAAATATGCTCCTTCCCACCTGATCCCTCAACAAACTGCTATTTGGGGGCAACTAATAGGGTGGTTCATAATTTTGCCAGAAAATAAATGCCTATGTTTGGagtgagtttgcttctctcttggtCCCACAGAAGCATGATAGGCTTGGCCTCATTACTTAGGCCTTGATATGGAGGATACTGTATTTGTCTTCATTTCAGCTTTTTTATTGTGAAAGTAAtatatgtttgttaaaaaaaatcagtatagaattaagtaaaaaacaaaacttcactgGTGGTAGCTGCTTTTAACAATTGGTATTCTTTGAGACAGTTtctatgtgtataaatatgtttTCCCCACAAAAGAGATTATTTCAAACATACTCCCCTTTCACAAAATATATGGAGAACTTTCCATGTGAGACATGAGTTTTAGTATGAATTTTTCAaaaggactttttattttattttttaaaagatttcatttatttatttgacagagagagaccgtgagagagggaatacaagcaggggaagcgggagagagagggagaagcaggcttctggccgagcagggagcccaatgtgagattCGATCTCAGGAGtccattgtggggctccatcccaggaccccaggatcatgatctgagctgaaggcagatccttaacaactaagccacccagacgccccatcaAAAGGCCATTTAAATTTAcatgattttcaaattttgtattttaactttgTTACCTCTTTATTAAAACACgg encodes the following:
- the PAQR7 gene encoding membrane progestin receptor alpha isoform X2 produces the protein MATMVAQKLSHLLPTLRQAHREPQPSGQPEPVFTVDRAEVPPLFWKPYIYVGYRPLHQTWRFYFRTLFQQHNEAVNVWTHLLAALVLLLRLAIFAGTVDFWGDPHALPLFIIILASFTYLSLSALAHLLQAKSEFWHYSFFFLDYVGVAVYQFGSALAHFYYTIEPAWHARVQAIFLPTAAFLAWLSCTGSCYNKYSQKPGLLGRTCQEVPSALAYALDISPVVHRILVSPDRTADDPALLYHKCQVVFFLLAAAFFSAFMPERWFPGSCHLFGQGHQLFHVFLVLCTLAQLEAVALDYEARRPIYEPLHTRWPHNFSGLFLLTVGSSVLTAFLLSQLVRRKLDRKTQ
- the PAQR7 gene encoding membrane progestin receptor alpha isoform X1, producing MVIGTPTTPWLPGSGRPTHPRLRGQQVGAAGGGEARGAAAPLPPAAAAPPPDRLGAGPPAAPLSACRSLGTPRAAGPRRPGSPPRSGPQQFAAWPTAMATMVAQKLSHLLPTLRQAHREPQPSGQPEPVFTVDRAEVPPLFWKPYIYVGYRPLHQTWRFYFRTLFQQHNEAVNVWTHLLAALVLLLRLAIFAGTVDFWGDPHALPLFIIILASFTYLSLSALAHLLQAKSEFWHYSFFFLDYVGVAVYQFGSALAHFYYTIEPAWHARVQAIFLPTAAFLAWLSCTGSCYNKYSQKPGLLGRTCQEVPSALAYALDISPVVHRILVSPDRTADDPALLYHKCQVVFFLLAAAFFSAFMPERWFPGSCHLFGQGHQLFHVFLVLCTLAQLEAVALDYEARRPIYEPLHTRWPHNFSGLFLLTVGSSVLTAFLLSQLVRRKLDRKTQ